One genomic region from Nitrospinaceae bacterium encodes:
- a CDS encoding MoxR family ATPase, protein MSEIQDEGNEVESGLAQIDVEVAREIGKKREAILHEVRKVIVGQSNVFELVLISLLAKGHCLLVGVPGLAKTLLVRTLAEVLQLDFNRIQFTPDLMPSDITGTDILDETSSGGREFRFIKGPVFSQILLADEVNRTPPKTQAALLQAMQEDRVTAGGTTHELEPPFFVLATQNPIEHEGTYPLPEAQLDRFMFEIGVDYPSFDEESDIVSQTTSDYSPQLEKVLDGQQILAYQALVRRVPAAPYVVDYAVSLARASRPTDESAPDFIREFVEWGAGPRASQYLILGARARALLHGRYAASIADVRELAEPVLRHRLLVNFRGQAEGYDSLALVKQLLEAVQPPAEAMEAAGART, encoded by the coding sequence ATGAGCGAAATTCAAGATGAGGGAAATGAAGTTGAAAGTGGGTTGGCGCAAATTGATGTCGAGGTGGCCCGTGAAATAGGAAAAAAACGGGAGGCCATTCTCCATGAGGTGCGCAAGGTCATCGTCGGGCAGTCGAATGTATTCGAACTCGTGCTGATCTCGCTGCTCGCTAAAGGCCATTGCCTGCTCGTGGGTGTGCCGGGTCTCGCGAAGACGCTGCTCGTGCGCACGCTTGCCGAAGTGCTACAGCTCGACTTTAACCGAATTCAGTTCACCCCGGACCTCATGCCATCCGACATCACGGGGACGGACATCCTCGATGAGACGAGCAGCGGGGGCCGCGAGTTCCGTTTCATCAAGGGGCCGGTTTTCTCCCAGATACTTCTCGCCGACGAGGTGAACCGCACGCCCCCTAAAACCCAGGCGGCGCTTCTTCAGGCCATGCAGGAGGACCGGGTAACGGCGGGGGGGACGACCCACGAGCTTGAGCCGCCCTTTTTTGTGCTCGCGACACAGAACCCGATTGAACACGAGGGCACCTATCCGCTGCCCGAGGCACAGCTCGACAGGTTCATGTTCGAGATTGGGGTGGACTATCCCAGCTTCGATGAGGAATCGGACATCGTTTCTCAGACAACATCGGATTACTCCCCGCAGCTTGAAAAAGTTCTCGATGGCCAGCAAATCCTCGCCTACCAGGCTCTGGTTCGCCGGGTGCCGGCGGCGCCCTACGTCGTGGACTACGCGGTCTCGCTTGCCCGCGCATCGCGGCCAACCGATGAGAGCGCGCCCGATTTTATCCGCGAATTCGTGGAGTGGGGGGCAGGTCCCAGGGCGAGCCAGTATCTTATCCTGGGCGCGCGGGCGCGGGCGCTTCTCCATGGACGCTATGCGGCCTCTATTGCGGATGTCCGCGAGCTCGCCGAGCCGGTTCTGCGCCACCGTTTGCTCGTGAATTTCAGGGGGCAGGCCGAGGGCTATGATTCGTTGGCGCTCGTGAAGCAGTTATTGGAAGCGGTCCAACCTCCCGCCGAGGCCATGGAGGCCGCTGGAGCCAGAACTTGA
- a CDS encoding DUF58 domain-containing protein: protein MKAASKTQGVSSFFDPEVVARISSMELRARHIVEGLMSGVHRSRTHGFSVEFEEHRPYTPGDEFRHIDWKAYGKFDRYLIKQFENETNLGSHLIVDASASMDFGEGPLTKWEYAATLAASLAHLQLRQSDAVGLLLSRESDDEYIPAKAVRRHMTALLASLDSERPGGGTSLANTIVRLAEGLKRRGMVAIFSDLLDDPEAIAHALRLIRLKGNDVIVFHVLDSLELDFPFEGLARVEDVETDRNMTVECEVVRKPYLGILQEFLDSTRDNCRQEGIHYVLLSTAEPLDRALVRFLAWRSKLSF, encoded by the coding sequence TTGAAGGCAGCTAGCAAAACCCAAGGCGTTTCCAGTTTTTTCGACCCCGAAGTTGTTGCGCGCATCTCGAGTATGGAGTTGCGCGCCCGGCATATCGTTGAAGGGTTGATGAGCGGCGTCCATCGTAGTCGAACCCACGGTTTCAGCGTTGAGTTCGAGGAGCATCGCCCCTATACGCCTGGCGATGAGTTCCGGCACATCGACTGGAAGGCCTACGGGAAGTTCGACCGCTACCTCATCAAACAATTCGAGAACGAGACGAATCTCGGCTCTCATCTTATTGTCGATGCCAGTGCCTCGATGGATTTTGGCGAAGGCCCCCTGACGAAATGGGAATACGCGGCGACACTTGCCGCCTCGCTTGCCCATCTCCAGCTAAGGCAATCGGATGCCGTCGGGTTGCTTCTGTCCCGGGAATCCGACGATGAGTATATTCCTGCCAAGGCCGTTCGACGGCACATGACGGCGCTGTTGGCCTCGCTGGACTCAGAGCGCCCCGGGGGAGGCACTAGCCTGGCGAATACGATTGTGCGACTCGCCGAGGGATTGAAGCGCCGGGGAATGGTGGCGATCTTTTCTGATTTGCTCGATGACCCGGAGGCCATTGCCCACGCGCTGCGATTGATTCGCCTCAAGGGCAATGACGTCATCGTTTTTCATGTGCTTGATTCACTGGAGCTTGATTTTCCATTCGAAGGCCTCGCCCGAGTCGAGGACGTTGAGACGGACAGGAACATGACGGTTGAGTGTGAAGTCGTTCGAAAACCGTATTTGGGCATTCTTCAAGAGTTCCTGGATTCCACACGAGACAATTGCCGCCAGGAGGGGATTCATTATGTGCTCCTCTCCACCGCCGAGCCCCTTGATCGGGCGCTTGTCCGTTTTTTGGCGTGGCGCTCGAAGTTGAGTTTTTGA